The genomic segment CTCATCAAATCCAATAGCCGTTCGCAACGGCCCCCTGATCCGGGGTAGTTTAATGGTAGAACTATGGACTCTGACTCCATCAGTACTGGTTCGAATCCAGTCCCCGGATCCATCTTTTCTTCGCCCAGAGCTTCCCCAGAGTTTCCAAAGCATTTCCTGCGAATTAATATTAGCCCTTTGCGATCAACTTCTGTAAAAGGATAAAGAATAAACCGAACACGTTTGGGCCGGGCATGTTTGTACTCATAGATAATTACGACAGTTTTACCTATAACCTTTATCACTATCTGGGCGAACTTGGGGTAGATGTCGAGGTATGGCGTAATGATGCCATCAGCGCCGAAGACGTTCTGGCCCTTCATCCGGAAGGGGTCATTCTTTCTCCCGGCCCCTGCACTCCCAATGAAGCGGGAATTTGCCTCGACCTTCTGAAAAAGGCGGCTGGTCGCCTGCCCCTTTTCGGGGTTTGTCTCGGACACCAGGCCATCGGCCAGGCTTACGGGGGCAAGGTTGTTCGCGCGCCTTATCTGATGCATGGCAAGGTGAGCGACGTCAAGCATCACGGCACTTCCGTGTTCAAGAAACTGGACAGTCCGTTTCGCGCAACCCGGTACCATTCCCTGATTGTGGATCGGGACAGCCTTCCGGATTGCCTCCAAGTCACAGCGGAAACCGAGGATGGCCTGATTATGGGCCTGTGCCATAAAACTCATCCGGTTCACGGCGTCCAGTTCCATCCGGAAAGCATCGAAAGTCAGTACGGGCATGAATTGCTGAAAAATTTTATTGACTTGGCTCGTGCCTTTACTGTCGCACAGGGATCCACTGATACGGAACAGGCCTCATGACATTCGATTTCAAAGCCATACTCGATAAGATTGCCCGGGGGCAAAGCCTCAGCCGGGAAGAATCGCGCCAGAGTTTTGAATTCATGATGAGTGGTGACGCCAGCGGCCCGCAGATCGGCGCCTTTCTCATGGGCCTCAGAGTACGCGGGGAAACCGTGGAGGAAATCACCGGCGCGGCGGAGGTTATGCGCGCCAAAGCCCGAACCATTCAGGCCCCCGAAGGAGCGGTGGACACCTGCGGTACCGGCGGTGACGGGGCCAGCACCTATAACATTTCCACCGCCGCCGCCATTATCCTGGCGGCCTGTGGCGTGCCCGTGGCCAAACACGGCAACCGGGCCATGTCCTCCAAATCCGGTTCCGCTGACGTGCTGGAAACCCTGGGGGTCAATATCGAGGCCGATCTTGAGGTTGTTGAAAACTGTCTGCGGCATCTTGGCATTGGTTTCCTGATGGCCACCCGACATCACAGCGCCATGCGACATGTGGGCCCGGCCCGGGCCATGCTTGGCACCCGGACCATTTTTAATCTGCTTGGCCCCCTGGCCAATCCCGCTGGCGCTAAAAGACAGGTCATCGGCGTGTTTGATAAAAAATGGCTGCGCCCCATGGCCGAGGTTCTGGGCCAACTCGGGTCCGAACATGTCTGGGTGGTTCATGGCGCTGATGGTCTTGATGAACTCAGCATTTCCGGCCCCTCTTATGTGGTCGAATACCATAACGGCACCCTGAATGAATTTCAGATATTACCTGAAGATGCGGGCCTAACCAATTGCAAAATTGAAGATATCCGCGGCGGTGATGCCACCTATAATGCCGCCGCTTTGCGTCGGCTTCTGGATGGAGAAAAAACGGCTTACCGGGACATTGTGCTGCTGAACTCAGCAGCGGCTTTGCTTGTGGCGGGCAAGGCAGACAGTCTGAAACAGGGCGTCGTGATGGCTGCGGACACCATTGATAATGGCGGCGCGCGTCATAAACTGGAACAATGGATCAAAATGTCTAACCAATAATACGGCCTTTACGAATAACACACCATGACAACCATACTTGACAAAATTGCTGCCGACAAACGTGCCCATGTAGAAAACTGCAAACGACACCGTTCTCTGGCAGAACTGGAAATCCGAGCCCGAGAAGGCGCTCCGCCACGGGGGTTTTACCATCGCCTTCTTAAAGCACGGGAGGAAGGGCGTTTCGGCCTGATCTGCGAAATCAAGAAAGCCAGCCCCAGCAAAGGACTGATCCGTCCTGATTTTGTCCCAGCGGACCTGGCCTGTGCCTATGAAGCCGGAGGGGCAAGCTGTCTGTCCGTTCTGACGGACGTCCCCTATTTTCAGGGGGCCGACGACTATCTTATAGCCGCGCGGGAAGCGGTCTCCCTGCCCGTTTTGCGCAAGGACTTCATGATTGACCCCTATCAGGTGGTTGAAGCCCGGGCCATTGGCGCGGATTGCATTTTGCTGATCATGGCCATGCTGGAGGATAGTCAGGCGGCGGAACTGGAACAGGTCGCCCGGGAGCTGGGTCTGGATGTTTTGATCGAAGTACATGATGAACAGGAGCTGGAACGGGCTCACAGGCTCAACAGCCCCCTCTTGGGCATAAACAACCGTGATCTTAAAACTTTTGAGGTGACACTGGAAACCACCATTCGCCTGGCCAACCGTGTGGAAAAAAACCGGCTTCTGGTCAGCGAAAGTGGAATTTTCACCCCTCAGGACCTTGAAATGCTGCGGCAGGAAGCCGGGGTGAACACATTCCTGATCGGTGAATCCCTGATGCGTCAGAATGACGTCGCCCAAGCCACCCGGGATCTATTGGGAGAAAACTGATGTCCAAACTCAGCCATATTGACAAGGATGGCGCCGCGCGCATGGTTGACATCTCCCGTAAAAAGGAAACCCATCGCAAGGCGGTGGCGCAGGGGGTGATTTATATGGCGCCAGAAACCCTGGCGCTGCTTGAGGATGGTGGCCTGCCCAAAGGGGACGTTTTGCCTGTTGCCCGACTGGCGGGGATCATGGCGGCCAAAAAAACCGCCGACCTTATCCCCCTGTGTCATCCCCTGTCCTTGCAAAATGCCGAGGTGACGTTCCGCTTTCTTCCCGAAAAAAACGGGATCGAGATCACCGCGACGGCGACCTTGTTCGGGCGCACCGGCATCGAAATGGAGGCATTGACAGCAGTTTCCCTGTCCGCGCTGACCATTTATGATATGTGCAAGGCAGTGGACAAAACCATGCGCATTGGCGACATCCGTCTGATACACAAATCTGGCGGCAAATCCGGCACTTTTGATGCGAAATAGGGGGCTCTCATGACGCTTCTTCCCGTATCCGATGCCTTGGAAAGGCTGTTAAGGGCCTTTACGCCAGTTTGTCCGGAAACTGTCCCCTTGCGTCAGGCCCATGGCCGCATCGCCGCAGAAGACATCAAGTCCCGGCTCACCCAGCCGCCGTTTGACGCATCCGCCATGGACGGTTATGCGGTTCGTCATGCCGATCTGGCCGACGGTCCGGCAACCCTCAAGCTGATTGGTGAAGCACCGGCGGGCAGCGTTTTTTCGGGTACGATCGGGCCAGGAGAAGCCGTGCGTATTTTTACCGGCGGCGTCATGCCCAAAGGGGCGGACACCGTGATTATTCAGGAAAATACTGAAAAGCCCGCAGAAGATATGGTGCGCATCCTGGAAAGTGCCCCTCGGGGGAAAAATATCCGCCGCGCCGGCGGGGATTTCAGAAACGGAGACATCCTTGTAGAAAAAGGCACCCGCCTCACCTCCCGCCATATCGGCCTGCTGGCGGCTGCCAATGTGGCCACGCTACCGGTGAGCCGCATCCCCCGTGTGGCCTTGCTTTCCACAGGAGACGAACTGGTCGAGGTCGGCGGAACTGTAACAGCAGGCCAGATCGTCAACTCCAATGCCGTGATGCTGAGCACCTTGCTCGAACATCAGGGGGCCGAGGTTCTGGAACTGGGGATTGCCCGTGATAATGAAAGCTCTTTACGGATTATGGCTGAACAGGTCAGGGATGTGGACCTGTTTGTGACCATTGGCGGGGCCTCTGTCGGCGATCATGACCTGGTACAAAAGGTCCTGGGAACACAGGGGCTTGAAGTAGATTTCTGGAAAATTGCCATGCGTCCGGGCAAACCGCTGATTTTCGGTCATTACCGGGATATCCCCATGTTGGGGCTGCCCGGTAACCCGGCCTCGGCCTATGTCTGTGCATTGGTCTTTTTGCTCCCGGCCCTGCATCGCCTCCAGGGGCGTCGGTCAAGTGGCGCGCAAAAGGTGATGGTCAGCCTATCCTGTGCCTTGCCCGCCAATGGCCCCCGGCAACATTACTTGCGGGCCCGCATTGACTCCGATGCGCAAGGTCGGCTTGTGGCGGACCTTGCCGGCGCTCAGGACAGCGGCTGGCTTAGCCCTCTGGCCCGCTCCAATGGCCTTCTGATTCGCCCGCCCCAGGCCCCGGCTGCCGCCCAAGACGCCCTGATCCCGGCGCTGATGTTGCCTGAGTGAGGTCTGAAAAAGATTCAGTTTTGTGCTTTTGCTTGACATAAGACCAAAAACAGAACATAAAAGAACAAAAGAGAACCACACAGGAGGCAGAGATGCTGACCAAAAAGCAGCGGGATCTTTTGTTATTTATTCATGAGCGCTTGCAGAACACCGGTGTCGCCCCGTCTTTTGATGAAATGAAAGATGCCCTTGAGCTGAAATCCAAATCCGGCATTCACCGCCTGATTAATGCCCTGGAGGAACGGGGCTTTATCCGTCGCCTGCCCCACAAGGCGCGCGCCCTTGAAATTCTGCGGCTGCCGGATCAGGAAATTCCCGTCCCGACCGCCTCCGGGCAGAATGTGTTCCGTCCCGATTTTTCCGCCAAAACACCACCGCAGGCCCCGTCAACTGTGGAAATCCCTCTGCATGGACGTATTGCCGCAGGCACACCGATTGAGGCGCTGGAACAGTATGAAAATATTGAAATTCCCGCCAGCATGATCGGCGGCGGAAGCCATTATGCCCTGGAAATTGATGGCGATTCCATGGTGGAGGCTGGCATATTGGACGGGGATACCGTGATTATCAAACGTTGTGACACGGCCGATAACGGGGCCATTGTCGTAGCCCTTGTGGATGAGCAGGAAGCCACCCTCAAAACCCTTTACAAAAAAGGTCCTGATGTGGCACTGGAACCGGCAAACCGAGATTATGAAACCCAGGTATATCCTGCAAACCGGGTCCGGATTCAGGGGCGCCTGGTGGGACTATTGCGCAAATACTGACGTCCGCTGTCCCCGGAAGAACGAAGCCCTTTCAAGACACGAGCCGGGAGGGTGGCGTTTAGAGTGAATCTTATCACAATTCATTTTAGCGGAGATATCGTCCACGGACGCTGTCCCCGCTCGCCAACAACAGTTTTTACAACAACGGCGCCCTGCTTGTGTTCAGGCAGCCACAGGGCATGACCGCCTTTTTCATAAAAATCCCACCTATCAAGCACCAGACGAGCCCGCGGGCATACTGTTTTCACCGCCACCAGGCTGATAACAATGTCTGCCCGCAAGCAATCCTCCCTCAGAGCCAGTTCATCCCGTACCAAAGCGATCAGAAAACCATTCTCCCTGCCTTCTTGACCTTTATCCGGGCGGAATAGGCAACTCAGCGCATCACAGCTGATTTCCGGGGTTGCCGTCCCCCCGATCCCGGCATAATCCCACTTTTCTGCGCTCTCCTGCCCATAATACCGAGCCCAGCTTTCCCGGGTAATACGACTGCCCTGTAGGGTGGACAGTTTGATACCGCCTTCTGCCGTCACGACGCCAATCATGCGGCCTTTATTGTCAACTAGGATGTCAGGCGGGTGTTGCAGGAATGCCATACTCACCCCCGCGGCAACCAATACTCCCCCGAGAAGCCGCAACCGACTTTGCCACAAGGCCAGCCACAATCCCCCCAGAACCATCAGCACCAGCGCGGCAAGACCGATATCAGGCAACAGGCTGACGGCAAAGGGATGCTGTGCCACCCAGCCTGCCACAAAAATAATCAACTCCAACCCCAACGACATGGGATAAAGCGCCAAAGCCTCCAGCCCCACGGGCATTAACATCAAACATATCACGATCCAGGGCATGACCCATATTGCCATCACCGGCATGGCGATCAGATTAGCCAACAACCCCAGATGCACAATCTTGTTAAAATGATACAAGGCCACCGGACCAATCGCCAGTTCGGCCACAAAAGTGGTGAGTATGACCGTCAGCAGATAAAACCCACTCCGCCAGAGCCAGCCCCGGTTCTTTTGTGCCATTTTCCGGCCGAGCGCCCCGCCCCATCGTTCATATACCGCCACCAACGCCGTCACAGCGGCAAATGACATCTGAAAACTTACCGACAGCAACGCTTCTGGCGTCATTGCCAGAATGAGACTGGCAGCCAGCGCCACAAGCCGGAGGGAAATTGCGCGTCGGTCGGTGAGAATGCCAAGAAAAACGATCGTAACCATGATAAAGGCACGTATGGTGGGAATGGAGCCGCCGCTAATCAACAGATAAATCCCCCCGCCCCCAAGCGCCAAGCAAGCCGCCCATTTCCGGATCGGATATCTGAGTGCCACCCAGGGAATACAGGCCAGGAGCAGGCGGGCAAGATAAAATATCGACCCCGTAAATAATCCCATATGCAACCCCGAAATGGCCAGAAGATGGGCCAGGCCCGCATCCCGCATATGTTCCGCTACCGGTTCCGGGATACCGCTGCGGTTTCCTGTGATCAGGGCTGTCGCCAGGCCGCCACTCTCTCCGTCCAACCGGGACAGCACCCGCTGGGCCAGAATATGCCTGATCCGCTCCAGATCAGTAAAATGTGGCGGTGGCCGAGACAGGCGCTCAATCCTTCCCATCCCATAACCCACAGCACCGATGCGCTTGAACCAGAGTTGACGCCCAAAATCAAATTCCCCCGGAATATTCGGAGCCGGCGGTGGCATCACCACAGCGTTCAGCCGGATATGATCACCGGGCAGAATCCCCCCTTCAGGGAGAATATCGGAATCATTTCCCCTGATCACCAGACGTACCCGCAGGGTTTTCCCGGCGCTTTCCGGGTGCAAGGCCGTCGGCAGCGCCACTCCATCCAGCACAATTCGGATGACACCGCCTGTTGTCCTGTCCACCGTGTTGAGTATGCCTTCCAGCAATAGCGGACGGCTTTTTTGTATCACTGTAGGGGTAGCAAGAAGTGCGGTCCGCAAGAGGGCCAGTTGAAACCCCACAACGCCAAATAACACTGCCCAGAGGATACAGGAGACCCAGAAATACCGCCGCCGGGCCCACAGGGCCGCCACAAGCAGTGGTCCCAGGATAATCAGCCCCCCAAAAGGCTGAGGTTCCTTGTCGAGCGAAAAATACAGGCCAATGCCAGCGGCCAGGCATACGGGTCCCCAGAGAAATACCCTTGGCCGTTCGCGCTCCAGTATGCCCTCGAAGAAGCCGGGAACTGTAATTTTTCTCCCCCCCAATCGGCCAAAAAAGACCCTAAATAACAAATAGTTTTAATTTTTTAACACATCGGGCTTCCTTTTTCCGATATAATTATGCTAGAAATCTGCCAAACCTGTTGGATGTGGTGAGTATATAGACAATACCTCCTATCATACGTATCTCCACACACCATGAAATTCAGAGAGTAAATGATCGGGGTTATATGGTAACTCAGAACAAAAAAGTTGTGACCCGTTTTGCGCCTTCGCCGACCGGTTTTCTGCATATCGGAGGCGCCCGGACCGCCTTGTTTAACTGGCTGTTTGCCAAACATCACAATGGCAAGTTTCTGCTGAGAATCGAAGATACCGACCGCAAGCGCTCAACCCAAGAAGCCATCGACGCCATTTTCGATGGCATGTCTTGGCTGGGGCTGCATCACGACGGCGACGTGGTCTATCAGTATGCCAACCGTGAACGGCATGTGGAAGTCGCTCAGAAGTTACTGGCCGAAGGCAAAGCGTATTATTGTTATTGTTCTGCAGAAGAGCTGGAAGAAATGCGGGCCAAGGCCCGCGCCGAAGGACGCCCCATCAAATATGACGGCCGCTGGCGCGACCGGGATCCGTCCGAAGCTCCCAAAGGTGTTGCCCCGGTGGTGCGCTTTAAGGCCCCGCAAACCGGCGAGCAGGTCATTCACGATCACGTCCAGGGCAAGGTGACGGTCGCCAATGAGCAGCTTGATGATATGATCCTGTTGCGGGCGGACGGTTCCCCCACCTATATGCTCTCAGTTGTCGTGGATGATCATGATATGGGTGTGACCCATGTGATCCGAGGTGATGACCACCTGACCAATGCGTTCCGGCAGGCACAGTTGATCCGGGCACTGGGCTGGGACCTGCCAGAATACGCCCATATCCCCCTGATCCATGGCACGGACGGCGCCAAACTGTCCAAACGGCACGGCGCTCTCGGGGTGGACGCCTATCGCGATATGGGCTTCTTGCCCAGCGCGCTGAAAAATTACCTGCTGCGGCTGGGTTGGGCCCATGGGGATGATGAAATCATTTCCGAAGCCCAGGCCATCGAATGGTTTGGCCTGGAAGGAATTGGCAAGTCCCCTGCCCGTTTTGATTTCGCCAAATTGGAAAACCTGAACGGGTATTATATTCGCGAGGTGGAAAGCAACGACACACTTGTGACATTGATCCGCGAACCTGTGGAAAAACAAATTAACCGGGCGCTCACGGAACAGGAAATCGCCCTTCTAGTGAATGCTATGGATGAATTCAAGCCACGGGCCAAGACCCTCAATGATCTGGCAGAAAGCACGGTGTTTCTGTTTGCAAGCCGCCCCCTCGCGCTGAATGACAAAGCGAAAAAATTACTGAATGACGCGGCCCGCCACATGCTGGGCAAACTGTTGCCCCGGCTGGAACAGGTGGAAAACTGGAAAGTACCGGCACTGGAAAACGAAATCAAATCCTTTGCCGAAAATGAAGAATTAAAACTGGGCAAAATTGCCCAACCCTTAAGAGCTGCCCTTACGGGCAGCAATATGTCGCCTGGTATATTTGATGTTCTCGTATGGCTCGGCAAACAGGAAAGCCTGGAGCGAATCAAGGATCAGGCGCAATGACCGTCTCTCAGGGACGGTATCGGGAAAAGATTGTCGACATATAGGTCAGCCTGTAATGGGCCCTTCATATATGTTGGCTAATCATAACGACGCGGAAAATGGCCTGACATCAGGGTCCGTAGACTGCATAACAGACTGAAGGAAAGGAAGTGGGATTTATGTCGAATACAAGCGAAAAACTAGTTTCATCAGAAACTGCCAAACTGACAATTGGGGACAAAACCACTGAACTGCCGATTTTCAAAGGATCCACGGGGCCTGATGTCATTGATATTCGGTCTCTTTATAAAGAGACCGGTATGTTTACCTATGACCCGGGTTTTACCTCCACGGCCAGCTGTGAATCCAGCATCACCTATATTGACGGTGATGAAGGTATACTTTTGTATCGGGGCTACCCCATTGATGAACTGGCCAACAAAAGCGACTTTATGGAAGTCGCTTATCTGTTGCTGCATGGAGAGCTCCCCAATCAGGCGGAAAAGGAAAAATTTGTTCATGACATCACTTATCACACCATGATTCATGAACAGATGACCAAATTCTTCTCTGGTTTTCGCAGGGATGCGCATCCCATGGCCATAATGGTCGGTGTTGTGGGCGCCATGTCCGCCTTTTATCATGACAGCACGGATATCAGCGATCCGATCCAGCGCAAAATCGCCTCCTATCGCCTGATTGCCAAAATGCCGACCATTGCGGCCATGTCCTATAAATATTCCGTGGGGCAACCCTTTGTCTATCCGCGCAATGACCTGAATTATGCGGAAAACTTCCTGTATATGACATTCGGCGTGCCCACATGCGAACCTTACCAAGTCAATCCGATCCTGTCCAAGGCCATGGACAGGATCTTTACCCTGCATGCGGATCACGAACAGAACGCCTCCACCTCTACTGTCCGTCTGGCCGGCTCTTCCGGGGCCAATCCGTTTGCCTGTATCGCCGCCGGGATTGCCTCTCTGTGGGGGCCGGCGCATGGCGGCGCGAATGAAGCCTGCCTGAATATGCTTCAGGAAATCGGTCACACCGACAACATTCCGGAATATATCAAACGGGCCAAGGATAAAAACGACCCGTTCCGTCTGATGGGATTTGGTCACCGCGTTTATAAAAATTATGACCCCCGCGCCAAGGTCCTGCAGGCAACGGCTCATCAGGTGCTTGCTGAACTGGGGATCGAAAATGATCCGCTGCTGGATGTGGCCCGGGAGCTGGAGCGCATTGCCCTGGAAGACGAATATTTCATTGAGAAAAAACTTTACCCCAATGTGGACTTCTATTCCGGAATCATCCTGAAAGCCATGGGCTTCCCCACTGAAATGTTTACGGTGTTGTTTGCGCTGGCCCGCACAGTTGGCTGGGTTGCCCAATGGGGAGAAATGATTGAGGACCCGACCCAGAAAATCGGTCGTCCCCGCCAGCTTTACACCGGCGCCACAGCCCGGGAATATATACCAATAGATCAACGCTGATCCGCAGCGGAATACCCCTCCTAAAAAAGAAAGCCCGGCTTCAGCCGGGCTTTTTCTGTTTACGAGAGATCCTAGAGTGAATTGATGAACGCATCATTCACTCTAGGTTTTTACTCCGGATAGCGATGCGTCATCGCCTTTACTGTTCGATAAGTTCGATCATATATCCGTCGGGGTCCTTGATAAAAGCGATAACCGTTGTCCCGTGTTTCATGGGTCCGGGTTTGCGCGTCACTTCGACCCCCGCCGCATCAAGCTCCTCGCAGACTTTATAGATGTCCTTGACCCCAAGAGCGATATGACCAAATCCATTGCCCAGATCATACCGTTCCTCCTGGCCCCAATTATGCGTAAGCTCGATAACCGTATTGTTTTTTTCATCGCCATATCCCACAAAAGCCAGGGTAAACTTGCCTTCGGGATAATCCTTTTTACGCAGCAACTTCATCCCCAGCTTATTGCAATAAAAGTCCAGCGACCTGTCCAGATCCATCACACGGATCATGGTATGCAGCAAACGAAATTCGCTCATGGAAGACCTCCATTTCGGATAAAGCCTAAATTTTTCAGCTTTCGGCAATCATCGCCGTATAAGTGGCTTCCGCCACGACCTGCCCGGCCACTTTTCCAATCCCCTTGAATTTCCATACACTGCGGCGGTTTTGCTCTTTACTGACATGAAGCTCAAGCCTGTCTCCGGGCACAACAGGCTTCCGAAACTTGGCGCCTTCGATAGACATGAAATAGACGAGCTTGCCTTCTGCTTCCTCACCAAGGCTGAGCATGACAAGCGCCGCCGCAGTCTGAGCCATGGCTTCCACAATAAGAACCCCCGGCATCACCGGTTTCTGAGGAAAATGTCCCTGGAAAAAAGGTTCATTCATCGTCACATTCTTAATGCCCGTGGCCGCCTCTCCCGGCACAATATCCTGCAACCGGTCCACAAGAAGCATGGGATACCGATGCGGTATGACTTCCATAATCCTTACTACATCAACTTCTGCCGGGATTTCTTTGATTTCCTCGTTCATGATATTCCATTCTTTCTTGTCGTGGATCTTGAGAACAATTGCCGACTAAATAAAGCTTTTACTCCTCAAGCGCAAGTTTGATGAAAACAAATACCCCGCGTCAATGCGGGGTATAAGTGTACCATCAAAATAGGTGACGGCTTTTTCTTACTTGCCTTCAACCTGGGGCAATTCCACCTTAACAGTGGGCAGAACCTGATCCAGTTGCTCAATGACCTTTGTGGTCACGTCAAGCCCCGGCACCTGCTCAATAATCAGGCTCTTATCCATAATTACTGTGGCCCCGTGTTCATTGAGTACTTTCTGCAAAATGGGCTTCAGGGCCCGCTGCACTTCGTTCTGGGCATTGACCAGAGCGGCCTCCATTTGCCGCTGTTTGAGCTGAACTTCCCGCTGCACGGCAACAACCTTGCCCTGGAATTCCCTCACCTTGGCCTCATAGGCCTCCTTCTGCATAATGGATCTCTGGGTTTTAAGAGATTCCTCTTCTTCTTTCAGCTGTTTTTCCTTCGCCGCAATTTCATTCTGAAATTTCTGGCGAATCTGGTCCAGCTGTGCCTGGATATCCTTACCGGCAGCAGAATTGAAACGCACCATGCGCGTGTCAATCACCGCAATGACTGCTTTAGGTAAAGTTTCCGCATAGAGGTGTTTGATTCCTGCCATAAACCCGATGGTTGAAGCAAGCGCCACCACCGTTGCTAATCTTGTAAAATGTCTCATTAAAACCTTGTTCCGATGTTAAATTGGAAAAATTCTGTTTTGTCCGCCTCATCTTTAAGCAATGCCTTGGCAAAGTCAATCCTGAAGGGACCAAAAGGCGACATCCAGGAAAAACCGATACCAGCGGATACCCGCGGAGAAACGCTGTCCCCGATGACCTGGTGAGTAAGGCCAGTGGCCGCATTCACCAGAGATGGCGGCTCATCAATTCCAAACAACGCCCCCGCATCAACAAAGGCGCTGGCCTCGATCCCCATTTCCCGTGCCCCTGCCCCCAATGGTACAAACAGTTCGATGGATCCCGTATAATAGGTATTTCCGCCAAGAGCATCGCGGGTGATGCTGTCACGCGGTCCAACCCCTCCCCGTTCAAATCCGCGCATTTTCGGGGTTCCAAGGAAAAACCGGTCACTCAGACGCACATCATCACTGATGCCGAAGACATTGCCCCCTTCTACGCCTACATTGAAGACCCAGTTGCCGAAGAACGGATGATAAAAGTCATAACTCGCCCGGCTGCGCAGATATTTAGTGTTGCCGCCAAGCCCCGCAAAGTCCTGGTTAAAGACAAGCCGCTGCCCCCGGCTGGGATGCTGACGATTATCCAGCGTATCATAAGACAACCCATACCCGATGGAGGAAGTGGTGAAATCTCCCCGGTTACTTTCTAGATAGGGACTGCTGGAGATAAATGTGGTTTCCACTTTGTCCCGACGGAAGGTATACCGCGAACTCATCACAATATATTCGGTCACCGGAAACGCGGTTCTCAGACTCGCGCCATAGGTCTGCTGAGTGAAATCAGCTTCAAGGAAGTCTGTATCCCGAACAAAAAGATCAACACCGGCCACCACGGCCCGATCCATGAAATAAGGCTCTGTAAAGCTGATATCTACTTCCTTGCGGAAACTGGAGATTCGCGTACCAAGACGCAGGCTCTGCCCCTTGCCCATAAAGTTTCGCTCCCCGATACTGAAATCGAAAAGGAAATTTTCACTGCTTGAAAAACCGGCCCCCACGGACAATTCACCTGTGGCCTGTTCTTCGACAGTCAC from the Luteithermobacter gelatinilyticus genome contains:
- the gltX gene encoding glutamate--tRNA ligase, which produces MVTQNKKVVTRFAPSPTGFLHIGGARTALFNWLFAKHHNGKFLLRIEDTDRKRSTQEAIDAIFDGMSWLGLHHDGDVVYQYANRERHVEVAQKLLAEGKAYYCYCSAEELEEMRAKARAEGRPIKYDGRWRDRDPSEAPKGVAPVVRFKAPQTGEQVIHDHVQGKVTVANEQLDDMILLRADGSPTYMLSVVVDDHDMGVTHVIRGDDHLTNAFRQAQLIRALGWDLPEYAHIPLIHGTDGAKLSKRHGALGVDAYRDMGFLPSALKNYLLRLGWAHGDDEIISEAQAIEWFGLEGIGKSPARFDFAKLENLNGYYIREVESNDTLVTLIREPVEKQINRALTEQEIALLVNAMDEFKPRAKTLNDLAESTVFLFASRPLALNDKAKKLLNDAARHMLGKLLPRLEQVENWKVPALENEIKSFAENEELKLGKIAQPLRAALTGSNMSPGIFDVLVWLGKQESLERIKDQAQ
- the gltA gene encoding citrate synthase, producing MSNTSEKLVSSETAKLTIGDKTTELPIFKGSTGPDVIDIRSLYKETGMFTYDPGFTSTASCESSITYIDGDEGILLYRGYPIDELANKSDFMEVAYLLLHGELPNQAEKEKFVHDITYHTMIHEQMTKFFSGFRRDAHPMAIMVGVVGAMSAFYHDSTDISDPIQRKIASYRLIAKMPTIAAMSYKYSVGQPFVYPRNDLNYAENFLYMTFGVPTCEPYQVNPILSKAMDRIFTLHADHEQNASTSTVRLAGSSGANPFACIAAGIASLWGPAHGGANEACLNMLQEIGHTDNIPEYIKRAKDKNDPFRLMGFGHRVYKNYDPRAKVLQATAHQVLAELGIENDPLLDVARELERIALEDEYFIEKKLYPNVDFYSGIILKAMGFPTEMFTVLFALARTVGWVAQWGEMIEDPTQKIGRPRQLYTGATAREYIPIDQR
- the gloA gene encoding lactoylglutathione lyase gives rise to the protein MSEFRLLHTMIRVMDLDRSLDFYCNKLGMKLLRKKDYPEGKFTLAFVGYGDEKNNTVIELTHNWGQEERYDLGNGFGHIALGVKDIYKVCEELDAAGVEVTRKPGPMKHGTTVIAFIKDPDGYMIELIEQ
- the fabZ gene encoding 3-hydroxyacyl-ACP dehydratase FabZ; translation: MNEEIKEIPAEVDVVRIMEVIPHRYPMLLVDRLQDIVPGEAATGIKNVTMNEPFFQGHFPQKPVMPGVLIVEAMAQTAAALVMLSLGEEAEGKLVYFMSIEGAKFRKPVVPGDRLELHVSKEQNRRSVWKFKGIGKVAGQVVAEATYTAMIAES
- a CDS encoding OmpH family outer membrane protein — its product is MRHFTRLATVVALASTIGFMAGIKHLYAETLPKAVIAVIDTRMVRFNSAAGKDIQAQLDQIRQKFQNEIAAKEKQLKEEEESLKTQRSIMQKEAYEAKVREFQGKVVAVQREVQLKQRQMEAALVNAQNEVQRALKPILQKVLNEHGATVIMDKSLIIEQVPGLDVTTKVIEQLDQVLPTVKVELPQVEGK